The following are from one region of the Elgaria multicarinata webbii isolate HBS135686 ecotype San Diego chromosome 13, rElgMul1.1.pri, whole genome shotgun sequence genome:
- the CIPC gene encoding CLOCK-interacting pacemaker — protein sequence MPSDEASPTSHPPKPVKQKPSKAGSPGSEGPWGLPDKMARGGDAARKPHHPASEGEKDSGFSDVSSECLSAVEQTDTEDQSSDVLRQLAELQKAPQKALGGLAGGAFTGLAPVYIVKNIILKQPQGTSPSTQFLAWSSQHPLDGAEGSPARVLLIQQPVAPLKALLPGHKSSAKETYLPILSNYPKIAPHPGHDLQTKEGGGGGPAPAGGASTNKRFCLEEAWVSSSDPAAPADGGDQPPEERPSALLSLEALSQNMVSSSTGWDQAEGRMISKASKRLGCSSLGKQRRFHNTVEILRKSGLLGITLRTKELIRQNSSTQRELAELREHAQLLCEAVRSNDGQAWARLQQAMDRSAAYWGRKGAGSDAQPLGPRTPLVAEPAGPGPKAGREPLPSSPLTPDTSGQVVLP from the exons ATGCCTTCGGACGAGGCTTCTCCGACCAGCCACCCACCCAAGCCCGTGAAACAGAAGCCCTCGAAGGCAGGCAGCCCCGGCTCTGAAGGCCCGTGGGGGCTACCGGACAAGATGGCGCGAGGCGGTGATGCGGCCAGGAAGCCCCATCACCCAGCAAGCGAAGGGGAGAAGGACTCCGGATTCTCAG ACGTGAGCTCGGAGTGCCTGAGCGCCGTGGAGCAGACGGACACCGAGGACCAGTCCAGCGACGTGTTGCGCCAGCTGGCTGAGTTGCAGAAGGCGCCACAGAAGGCGTTGGGCGGGCTGGCGGGCGGCGCCTTCACTGGCCTGGCCCCCGTTTACATTGTCAAAAACATTATCCTCAAACAG CCCCAGGGAACATCCCCCAGCACCCAGTTCCTGGCCTGGAGCAGCCAACATCCCCTTGACGGCGCTGAGGGCTCCCCTGCCCGTGTCCTCTTGATCCAGCAGCCGGTGGCCCCGCTGAAGGCCCTGCTTCCCGGCCACAAGTCCTCTGCCAAGGAGACCTACCTCCCCATCCTCAGCAACTACCCCAAGATCGCTCCTCATCCAGGCCACGACCTGCAGaccaaggaggggggagggggagggcctgCTCCAGCAGGAGGCGCCAGTACGAACAAGCGCTTCTGCCTGGAGGAGGCCTGGGTGTCGTCGTCCGACCCGGCCGCTCCAGCCGACGGCGGGGACCAGCCGCCGGAGGAACGGCCCTCCGCCCTGCTCAGCCTCGAGGCTCTCTCCCAGAACATGGTGAGCTCCTCCACCGGTTGGGACCAGGCCGAGGGGCGGATGATCTCCAAGGCCTCCAAGCGGCTGGGCTGCAGCAGCCTGGGCAAGCAGCGCCGCTTCCACAACACGGTGGAGATCCTGCGGAAGTCGGGGCTGCTGGGCATCACCCTGAGGACGAAGGAGCTGATCCGGCAGAACAGCAGCACCCAGCGAGAGTTGGCCGAGCTGCGGGAGCACGCGCAGCTCCTCTGCGAGGCCGTCCGCAGCAACGACGGCCAGGCCTGGGCTCGCCTCCAGCAGGCCATGGACCGCTCCGCCGCCTACTGGGGCAGAAAAGGGGCCGGCTCTGACGCGCAGCCCCTGGGGCCACGGACCCCGCTGGTGGCGGAGCCCGCGGGCCCCGGCCCAAAGGCCGGCCGAGAGCCCCTGCCCAGCTCGCCCCTCACGCCGGACACGTCCGGGCAGGTGGTCTTGCCTTAG
- the LOC134408143 gene encoding cytochrome P450 2B1-like isoform X3 produces the protein MQLQEKYGPVFTVYMGPRPAVMLCGYEAMKEAFTDNAEAFGARAPIQALGDTISKYGVVSTNGERWKQLRRFSLTTLRNFGMGKRSIEERIQEEARFLVEALQETQGHPFDPTFYLSHAVSNIICSIVFGNRFEYEDKNFTTLLELINTSFRLMSSPGMQIFNAFPCLKRIFPSPHRRLSKCFDDIISFVLQRVQMHRESFDPNCPRDFIDSFLAKMEQEKENPVSEFHDMNLAITVFNLFFAGTETVSTTLRYGLLILLRHPEIEAKVQEEIDRVIGRNRSPCMEDRIKMPYTDAVVHEIQRFGDILPVVTSHLMTRDTTFRGYSLPKDTVAGVFLTSVLQDPQYFETPKKFNPGHFLDENGAFKKSEAFLPFSSGKRVCLGESLARMELFLFLTTVLQNLNLKTFQVREEIDILPVVEGGGKRPPRYRLSVAPR, from the exons ATGCAG CTCCAGGAGAAGTACGGGCCGGTGTTCACCGTCTACATGGGGCCCCGGCCGGCCGTGATGCTGTGCGGCTACGAAGCCATGAAGGAAGCATTCACAGATAATGCCGAAGCGTTTGGTGCGAGGGCTCCGATACAGGCCCTGGGCGATACCATTTCCAAGTACG GAGTGGTCAGCACCAATGGGGAGCGCTGGAAGCAGCTCCGTCGCTTCTCTCTCACCACCCTGAGGAACTTCGGGATGGGGAAGAGATCCATCGAGGAGCGGATCCAGGAGGAGGCCCGGTTCCTGGTGGAAGCACTGCAGGAGACGCAAG GGCATCCCTTTGACCCTACCTTTTACCTCAGTCATGCCGTCTCCAACATCATCTGTTCTATTGTGTTTGGCAACCGGTTTGAATACGAGGACAAGAACTTCACCACTTTGCTTGAGCTGATCAATACATCTTTCCGGCTCATGTCATCCCCCGGGATGCAG ATCTTTAATGCTTTCCCGTGTTTGAAGCGGATCTTTCCCAGTCCCCATCGCAGACTATCCAAATGCTTCGATGACATCATCAGCTTCGTCCTGCAGAGGGTCCAGATGCACCGCGAGTCGTTCGATCCAAATTGCCCTCGAGACTTTATTGACTCTTTCCTCGCCAAAATGGAGCAG GAGAAAGAGAACCCGGTTTCTGAATTCCATGACATGAACCTGGCTATTACGGTTTTCAACCTATTCTTTGCAGGGACGGAGACGGTCAGCACCACCCTCCGATATGGGCTTCTCATCCTCCTCCGGCACCCAGAGATAGAAG CAAAGGTCCAAGAGGAGATTGACCGGGTCATCGGGAGGAACCGGAGCCCCTGCATGGAGGACCGGATCAAGATGCCCTACACAGATGCGGTTGTCCATGAGATCCAGCGGTTTGGGGACATACTTCCTGTGGTGACTTCTCACTTAATGACCCGTGACACCACATTTCGGGGATACAGCCTTCCCAAG GACACTGTGGCTGGGGTTTTCTTGACGTCTGTCCTGCAGGACCCTCAGTACTTTGAGACACCCAAGAAGTTCAATCCTGGGCACTTCCTGGATGAAAACGGGGCCTTCAAGAAGAGTGAGGCATTCCTGCCGTTTTCATCAG GGAAAAGGGTTTGCCTCGGTGAAAGCTTGGCCCGCATGGAGCTCTTTCTGTTTCTCACGACTGTGTTGCAAAACCTGAATCTGAAAACGTTCCAGGTCCGGGAGGAGATAGACATTTTGCCAGTAGTGGAGGGTGGCGGAAAGCGTCCCCCGCGCTACCGGCTTTCTGTGGCTCCACGGTAA
- the LOC134408143 gene encoding cytochrome P450 2B1-like isoform X2 codes for MALQEKYGPVFTVYMGPRPAVMLCGYEAMKEAFTDNAEAFGARAPIQALGDTISKYGVVSTNGERWKQLRRFSLTTLRNFGMGKRSIEERIQEEARFLVEALQETQGHPFDPTFYLSHAVSNIICSIVFGNRFEYEDKNFTTLLELINTSFRLMSSPGMQIFNAFPCLKRIFPSPHRRLSKCFDDIISFVLQRVQMHRESFDPNCPRDFIDSFLAKMEQEKENPVSEFHDMNLAITVFNLFFAGTETVSTTLRYGLLILLRHPEIEAKVQEEIDRVIGRNRSPCMEDRIKMPYTDAVVHEIQRFGDILPVVTSHLMTRDTTFRGYSLPKDTVAGVFLTSVLQDPQYFETPKKFNPGHFLDENGAFKKSEAFLPFSSGKRVCLGESLARMELFLFLTTVLQNLNLKTFQVREEIDILPVVEGGGKRPPRYRLSVAPR; via the exons ATGGCA CTCCAGGAGAAGTACGGGCCGGTGTTCACCGTCTACATGGGGCCCCGGCCGGCCGTGATGCTGTGCGGCTACGAAGCCATGAAGGAAGCATTCACAGATAATGCCGAAGCGTTTGGTGCGAGGGCTCCGATACAGGCCCTGGGCGATACCATTTCCAAGTACG GAGTGGTCAGCACCAATGGGGAGCGCTGGAAGCAGCTCCGTCGCTTCTCTCTCACCACCCTGAGGAACTTCGGGATGGGGAAGAGATCCATCGAGGAGCGGATCCAGGAGGAGGCCCGGTTCCTGGTGGAAGCACTGCAGGAGACGCAAG GGCATCCCTTTGACCCTACCTTTTACCTCAGTCATGCCGTCTCCAACATCATCTGTTCTATTGTGTTTGGCAACCGGTTTGAATACGAGGACAAGAACTTCACCACTTTGCTTGAGCTGATCAATACATCTTTCCGGCTCATGTCATCCCCCGGGATGCAG ATCTTTAATGCTTTCCCGTGTTTGAAGCGGATCTTTCCCAGTCCCCATCGCAGACTATCCAAATGCTTCGATGACATCATCAGCTTCGTCCTGCAGAGGGTCCAGATGCACCGCGAGTCGTTCGATCCAAATTGCCCTCGAGACTTTATTGACTCTTTCCTCGCCAAAATGGAGCAG GAGAAAGAGAACCCGGTTTCTGAATTCCATGACATGAACCTGGCTATTACGGTTTTCAACCTATTCTTTGCAGGGACGGAGACGGTCAGCACCACCCTCCGATATGGGCTTCTCATCCTCCTCCGGCACCCAGAGATAGAAG CAAAGGTCCAAGAGGAGATTGACCGGGTCATCGGGAGGAACCGGAGCCCCTGCATGGAGGACCGGATCAAGATGCCCTACACAGATGCGGTTGTCCATGAGATCCAGCGGTTTGGGGACATACTTCCTGTGGTGACTTCTCACTTAATGACCCGTGACACCACATTTCGGGGATACAGCCTTCCCAAG GACACTGTGGCTGGGGTTTTCTTGACGTCTGTCCTGCAGGACCCTCAGTACTTTGAGACACCCAAGAAGTTCAATCCTGGGCACTTCCTGGATGAAAACGGGGCCTTCAAGAAGAGTGAGGCATTCCTGCCGTTTTCATCAG GGAAAAGGGTTTGCCTCGGTGAAAGCTTGGCCCGCATGGAGCTCTTTCTGTTTCTCACGACTGTGTTGCAAAACCTGAATCTGAAAACGTTCCAGGTCCGGGAGGAGATAGACATTTTGCCAGTAGTGGAGGGTGGCGGAAAGCGTCCCCCGCGCTACCGGCTTTCTGTGGCTCCACGGTAA
- the LOC134408143 gene encoding cytochrome P450 2B19-like isoform X1, producing the protein MAVRTPLQEKYGPVFTVYMGPRPAVMLCGYEAMKEAFTDNAEAFGARAPIQALGDTISKYGVVSTNGERWKQLRRFSLTTLRNFGMGKRSIEERIQEEARFLVEALQETQGHPFDPTFYLSHAVSNIICSIVFGNRFEYEDKNFTTLLELINTSFRLMSSPGMQIFNAFPCLKRIFPSPHRRLSKCFDDIISFVLQRVQMHRESFDPNCPRDFIDSFLAKMEQEKENPVSEFHDMNLAITVFNLFFAGTETVSTTLRYGLLILLRHPEIEAKVQEEIDRVIGRNRSPCMEDRIKMPYTDAVVHEIQRFGDILPVVTSHLMTRDTTFRGYSLPKDTVAGVFLTSVLQDPQYFETPKKFNPGHFLDENGAFKKSEAFLPFSSGKRVCLGESLARMELFLFLTTVLQNLNLKTFQVREEIDILPVVEGGGKRPPRYRLSVAPR; encoded by the exons ATGGCAGTACGAACACCT CTCCAGGAGAAGTACGGGCCGGTGTTCACCGTCTACATGGGGCCCCGGCCGGCCGTGATGCTGTGCGGCTACGAAGCCATGAAGGAAGCATTCACAGATAATGCCGAAGCGTTTGGTGCGAGGGCTCCGATACAGGCCCTGGGCGATACCATTTCCAAGTACG GAGTGGTCAGCACCAATGGGGAGCGCTGGAAGCAGCTCCGTCGCTTCTCTCTCACCACCCTGAGGAACTTCGGGATGGGGAAGAGATCCATCGAGGAGCGGATCCAGGAGGAGGCCCGGTTCCTGGTGGAAGCACTGCAGGAGACGCAAG GGCATCCCTTTGACCCTACCTTTTACCTCAGTCATGCCGTCTCCAACATCATCTGTTCTATTGTGTTTGGCAACCGGTTTGAATACGAGGACAAGAACTTCACCACTTTGCTTGAGCTGATCAATACATCTTTCCGGCTCATGTCATCCCCCGGGATGCAG ATCTTTAATGCTTTCCCGTGTTTGAAGCGGATCTTTCCCAGTCCCCATCGCAGACTATCCAAATGCTTCGATGACATCATCAGCTTCGTCCTGCAGAGGGTCCAGATGCACCGCGAGTCGTTCGATCCAAATTGCCCTCGAGACTTTATTGACTCTTTCCTCGCCAAAATGGAGCAG GAGAAAGAGAACCCGGTTTCTGAATTCCATGACATGAACCTGGCTATTACGGTTTTCAACCTATTCTTTGCAGGGACGGAGACGGTCAGCACCACCCTCCGATATGGGCTTCTCATCCTCCTCCGGCACCCAGAGATAGAAG CAAAGGTCCAAGAGGAGATTGACCGGGTCATCGGGAGGAACCGGAGCCCCTGCATGGAGGACCGGATCAAGATGCCCTACACAGATGCGGTTGTCCATGAGATCCAGCGGTTTGGGGACATACTTCCTGTGGTGACTTCTCACTTAATGACCCGTGACACCACATTTCGGGGATACAGCCTTCCCAAG GACACTGTGGCTGGGGTTTTCTTGACGTCTGTCCTGCAGGACCCTCAGTACTTTGAGACACCCAAGAAGTTCAATCCTGGGCACTTCCTGGATGAAAACGGGGCCTTCAAGAAGAGTGAGGCATTCCTGCCGTTTTCATCAG GGAAAAGGGTTTGCCTCGGTGAAAGCTTGGCCCGCATGGAGCTCTTTCTGTTTCTCACGACTGTGTTGCAAAACCTGAATCTGAAAACGTTCCAGGTCCGGGAGGAGATAGACATTTTGCCAGTAGTGGAGGGTGGCGGAAAGCGTCCCCCGCGCTACCGGCTTTCTGTGGCTCCACGGTAA
- the LOC134408143 gene encoding cytochrome P450 2B1-like isoform X4: protein MGPRPAVMLCGYEAMKEAFTDNAEAFGARAPIQALGDTISKYGVVSTNGERWKQLRRFSLTTLRNFGMGKRSIEERIQEEARFLVEALQETQGHPFDPTFYLSHAVSNIICSIVFGNRFEYEDKNFTTLLELINTSFRLMSSPGMQIFNAFPCLKRIFPSPHRRLSKCFDDIISFVLQRVQMHRESFDPNCPRDFIDSFLAKMEQEKENPVSEFHDMNLAITVFNLFFAGTETVSTTLRYGLLILLRHPEIEAKVQEEIDRVIGRNRSPCMEDRIKMPYTDAVVHEIQRFGDILPVVTSHLMTRDTTFRGYSLPKDTVAGVFLTSVLQDPQYFETPKKFNPGHFLDENGAFKKSEAFLPFSSGKRVCLGESLARMELFLFLTTVLQNLNLKTFQVREEIDILPVVEGGGKRPPRYRLSVAPR, encoded by the exons ATGGGGCCCCGGCCGGCCGTGATGCTGTGCGGCTACGAAGCCATGAAGGAAGCATTCACAGATAATGCCGAAGCGTTTGGTGCGAGGGCTCCGATACAGGCCCTGGGCGATACCATTTCCAAGTACG GAGTGGTCAGCACCAATGGGGAGCGCTGGAAGCAGCTCCGTCGCTTCTCTCTCACCACCCTGAGGAACTTCGGGATGGGGAAGAGATCCATCGAGGAGCGGATCCAGGAGGAGGCCCGGTTCCTGGTGGAAGCACTGCAGGAGACGCAAG GGCATCCCTTTGACCCTACCTTTTACCTCAGTCATGCCGTCTCCAACATCATCTGTTCTATTGTGTTTGGCAACCGGTTTGAATACGAGGACAAGAACTTCACCACTTTGCTTGAGCTGATCAATACATCTTTCCGGCTCATGTCATCCCCCGGGATGCAG ATCTTTAATGCTTTCCCGTGTTTGAAGCGGATCTTTCCCAGTCCCCATCGCAGACTATCCAAATGCTTCGATGACATCATCAGCTTCGTCCTGCAGAGGGTCCAGATGCACCGCGAGTCGTTCGATCCAAATTGCCCTCGAGACTTTATTGACTCTTTCCTCGCCAAAATGGAGCAG GAGAAAGAGAACCCGGTTTCTGAATTCCATGACATGAACCTGGCTATTACGGTTTTCAACCTATTCTTTGCAGGGACGGAGACGGTCAGCACCACCCTCCGATATGGGCTTCTCATCCTCCTCCGGCACCCAGAGATAGAAG CAAAGGTCCAAGAGGAGATTGACCGGGTCATCGGGAGGAACCGGAGCCCCTGCATGGAGGACCGGATCAAGATGCCCTACACAGATGCGGTTGTCCATGAGATCCAGCGGTTTGGGGACATACTTCCTGTGGTGACTTCTCACTTAATGACCCGTGACACCACATTTCGGGGATACAGCCTTCCCAAG GACACTGTGGCTGGGGTTTTCTTGACGTCTGTCCTGCAGGACCCTCAGTACTTTGAGACACCCAAGAAGTTCAATCCTGGGCACTTCCTGGATGAAAACGGGGCCTTCAAGAAGAGTGAGGCATTCCTGCCGTTTTCATCAG GGAAAAGGGTTTGCCTCGGTGAAAGCTTGGCCCGCATGGAGCTCTTTCTGTTTCTCACGACTGTGTTGCAAAACCTGAATCTGAAAACGTTCCAGGTCCGGGAGGAGATAGACATTTTGCCAGTAGTGGAGGGTGGCGGAAAGCGTCCCCCGCGCTACCGGCTTTCTGTGGCTCCACGGTAA